The following is a genomic window from Episyrphus balteatus chromosome 1, idEpiBalt1.1, whole genome shotgun sequence.
gctccgaaacatgagtacctcggaaatcgaaaatattttgaggaacaagtaacaaaaagctttttaataaattaaaaatattttaagtattgttttcaacacgaaaaaaattatatttttctgcatactaaatttttaatataagtacttgacccggccacgctctactgtgtattatagctgtatttaccaacctcgccgatataagaatttacgaaaatgtaaacaaaaagttatttcaaaatttgaaagcgattgacaaaaaactattcgagatttgctatgaaacgcaaataaacctacgatttttttttgtatagagaagataaacaaaacaagttgacttcaacttaagatttctcaaagtagaaaaaagatattgaaaagatttaaacggactttaaaagaaaacatttagttcttttagaaactgtcacaaatttattttaaataaatcaccacgttcaagaacataacctcaaaaactgttaaaaaaacgacatttcagattttctaacgggaatatttccgTTATGATATGATATGATACAATTTTTCTGAcatcggattcgagttcagcacaccaaaaaccttacgaaaagtatatttttgtttatatacaaaaaaaaaaaaaataattttgctcacaagtggcttcttcaataaatgttaatttcataaattatactaaaaaaaaagtaataggttgttaattttgttaatttgtagcttttttttctattcctgccataaaaacacaaaaaaagatattaaaactccaaaaacttagctgcaagtatttatgataaacttttgtatgggctcgacacactgtgtggcgtcccgaaaaccaggacacTTAAGCTTTTtgaatacccctctttcagatttgaaaaaatcagccgtcctatatttcgttcgacaaaatgcctgttttttttactaactatCCTGTGCTACAAACCGACAACCAAATAGTTTCTGCATGTGCGCGGGGTCCCATACAAGAACGTGTATTACATTTTTTCAACCAAACATTTGAGTGACTAAAAGTTGAATGTGCGCGACTAGCCTAAGTCTTCAAATAAGTCAGACaattcaaaatgtacttttgatttctttcatttttctatgcaaattgcgatattGGATTTAGTGTTTCCCTCTATGACTCAGAAGTAagatgtagttagggcctttacgagattatgggcagtataacATACCCCCTTAAACTCATACAACTAACTCTAGCATAGTTTTCTGAAATGATATTTTGGGGAtttctcttttttaaaattttgtgatgtATTTTATAAGGATACAATTAGGCAAAATCGTCTTATTCATATACCAGACTCAAATGTAAAAGCTCACCAAATATTTAACTTACTTTTTAATTTCCTCTCTTTCTTTTTCCATTTTCATAAGAATTCCTCTTTGCTTTTTCTTTACAGCTGATATTTGTAGAACCAAACCCTTTGTCTTATATCGTTCCTTCTGTACTCCCAACCATGCAATTTGACCTTTAGTATGCGAtcaattaaagctttttttcgcattttaagTAATGCAGCTAAATGGTCTGTTTTACTTGTCTcattttgaatcaatttttcgtactaaaggagaaaaataacaataaaaactaaaaatcattaaaattaaaatcttaacTTACCATTCCAATACTTGAATTCTGTGAACTTTGTGATGCTCCTTCTGGAATTTCTTCTTCGTTTGACGAAGAAGCCGAAGAAGATTTTCTATCGGTATTGATCGCACTTGATTGTTTTGAAGATTCTCTTCGAACTTCATGGATACTACTATCAGTTtgtgttttaaatgattttttagatCCAAGTTGCAACCAAGAGTTGACTAAAATTTACACTTCCATCTGATCTGTTTGTAATCGAACCAGTTTCCCCTATTCGATGCGAAGAGGTAGTACtggaattttcaaaatgattcCCTCTTCCAAGAGTGATATTACTCATCATTGATTTGAACTTAATATGTAAATTCGTAATATTGTCCATATAGAGCGGACTTAGTGCTTCTGATTGAGAATTATTTGATCTTCCATTgaaattcttctttttcttctcggGACTTGAGAATATAGAACTAGAGACCGTTGTGTCACCATCGTCATGAAATTGATGTTGCTGTGGTGGCTTCGGTTTGGGAATGCTTAATGTATTATTCGACTCAGGAAGTTGTATTGATATCGAACTGAAATTGGATGTAACTTCTGAGACTCTTCTTGATAATCTGGGTTCGTTGATATTTTCCTTATTCGAAGATGATTTTTCAACTGATTTGAATAGAGATTTatctttttcatcaattattcgCTTTTAACATTGTTATTTCGCTGGAGTTTTGGATAAGAAACTGGAGTTTCTGTGGTAGTTTTCTTTGACACTTGTTGTTCCATTGAAGAGGAGGAAGATGACGCAACAGCTGGAGGATTTGCAATAGCTTCTAGTTAGTTTCTTGCGAACTGCCATAATAAGGTTATAAGGATAAGCTTGAACTAATGTTGGCTTTAGTCAATAAGGTAGTTCagtatttttttgctgttgttggCCTTTGGAAGATCCTATCGGATAGACTTGAACAGATTTTTCACGGACTGAAGTACGTGATCGAAGTTTTGCTTCTGGTATTTTCAAATCCAATTCGGGAGAACTTTTTGGTTTTAGCCTTCTCCCGGATAGATTTGATTCTGATAGTTTTCCATCTTAACTTTTGTTGCTACTTAAGGCGGATTGTTCTTTGTCATCCCCTTTGAATCTTGATGAAGCGTGTTCTATGAGCGTGAGAGATGATGTGAAAGAAGATGTTCTCCATTTGTCTGTAATCTGGAAGTGGGAATAGCTACCTGCGGTGTAAGATTATCTATAATTAGATTTTCTGTCAATTATTTATGTCCTTTATGGCACTGAAGGAGTGATCTTTGAACTCAGGCTTTCGCAAGAGACCGATTTTCTTGTGGTTTTCAGCCAATGGACTTGGATGTTGATGTTTCGATGGTGAAGTCTTTGCATCTACATTATTTACTTTATCTGCCCATGGTTCTACTCTGGAAGTTTTCGCAGGACTTGCTTTTTCATCTTCAATCCTAACTTCATTTTTATGTGGAGACGGTGCTTTTAGTACCTTTTCGGGCCAGGCTTCTCTCTCTGaaatctttaaattaatttctgaTTCCTTATTAATTCTATTCCTGATTTCTTCCCTCCGATTAATGGGTGGCTCTGTGGATGAACCAGCTTTCTTCTTGGATATCTTGACATTCTTATCTACATTCTTTCGAGGTTTTCCAGGCGCTTCTTAATCTCATCTTTATCAATTGCTGATGGCTTTGCATCATTGATTTGAAGGgaacttcttttctttttctgcTCTTGCATATAACGTTGAGCTTCCTCAGAGTTATATGTCTTCTGACGGAGCTTGGCTGGACTGTTTTTATCATCTACATTTGCTGATTTGCAACGTGTTGTTTGTGCTTCTTTACTTGGTTGAATCTTTCGTGCGGTAGGACGCCGTATGTTTGTATCAGTCTTACTTCTCTGAATGGAAGTTGTCGGCTGTTGTTTTGGTGGTTAATGTTTTGCGACTACAACTTTGGGTGGGTCATCTACCGTAGCCacagtttccttttttttttggaagtctCCCACCTCAGCTGTGACGATGCGGTCGTTTCGTTTTACATTTACATCATCTCGATTGATTGAATTTGTTGTGGACGacgctgctgctgttgttgttgatggATTGTAAACTTGTTTTGATATTTGGGTTTTCATCTTCCTGGGACTATGACTCCGCATTGTTGtagctgaagaaaaaaaaacacaatattttgaattgaattgaattttattgagtCTTCAAAGTTAGGTTACATTTTATATCTTATTCTAACAATAGCTTTTATTGTACTAAAGTGGCTATAAAGTATTGCCTTCTTTttcgagtattttttttgtaaagcctcgTGGCGGTcagtatttatataaaactaaaTATATGGTTGGACTGCTTTTGCTCATAAGCGTTTAGTTGAATTTGTTTGTGACGGTAGTCAcgaatacatatatacaataaaCTTAACCTATCTTAAAACTACATACATACGAAAACTGGCCAGTGCAGTGATATGCTTAAAATCTAACATATtgctttagatttttatttttttttttttttttttcgtttcttttctttttttgtttcttttgagtttatgaaGCGAGAGCGCCATATATACATTAAACATACAATTTAAATCACAGTATACGAGAGTGTATGAGCAACATTTTAACATTGAGATATACATTTAGGGTGACTGAGTGAAAGATTCGATTAATGGTGTAGAGAGGAAGATACATTTTGGTATACATTGATGTTGTTTCTCTATCTTTACGAGCGATAGCTCttcttaatttataaaatagtatAGATACATTTGGTAGGagatacaaaatgaaatagtcaGTAAAGTAGTATGAATGTGCTCAACACTAATACAAAATAGATCACGGAATTTTGATTACATAGATACTAGGATGAGGAGAATAACATTGTAGCAAACaataaaacattcaatttagatgaaattaaatcaattaactggcgaatatgttttaaagtattttagatGTACTAGGGAATATGCTTTCAGTTTTAGCATCAGGTGTTTCGATGCGCCGTTATGATTCGTACCGCTTACTTGTATGGATATAGCGTGCGATGAAATGCCGCTATTTACTGTTGTGGTGTGTTATGTTGTACTGTTAGCACAGTTTAACTTTTTGTACATACTAGTTTCCCTGTTTTATGGCGATGTAATTATCCATCCTAGTCACTTTTTGTGTTATTATTAGCTGTGGCTAATTGTCTGTTGCTGTTGATGATTTATGTCGACTTCAAAGTCGCACGTTCTTTGCAGGACACACGAACGGGTTGGGGCATCCCGCAGACCCGTAAGTGACTCGTCCGGATCTCCATCACTATTTGAATTAATTAGCTGTGGCTAATTATCTATTGCTGGTGTTGACTAAAAAAcacaatattcaaaataaaaagtgaaattatgtttgatttgtttgatgttgattttataatgaaatgaaatgaagaaaataaaatatagctAACAAATGTTTGACAGATGAGCTGATCCATAGATAAATAACACAAGAGATGTATAACTCACATTATTAATTGAAACATAAATAAACACACAGCAAAGGACGCAGTCCCTTTCGCATTACCTACCAGATCATAGGTTTTGACTTCGACGGAACCCCACATCTGAAAAGCCAATGCAACTGGTCGCTCTTCCAAAACAGTTCGAGATTTCCTCAAGtacaaacaacatttttaatgtcgaattcctttcaattttttgaatcgcctcaaaaaatcgaatttttggtgttaaaaaggaacatgaaaacagaccgaattctttttgcgattgtatgtgtgtcatttgacaacaatttttacacgaacgtcaagctgaaaccaaaacaatttctgcaatataaaaccagagattcctttgatcaataattttatttattttcttcggtaatatagatttattttaatcagaatcaaagggaaattgcagttattattaagatctgtgtgaagatgaagtagaaggttattattttggccgtatgctgtggttttacagagaaaaaattttctgacgacaattacgagaagaaaagtcacagtaatttgactttttcacaagaactatgccaggaaaaaatatattttgatcgcacattgttttttttttatttatttcatatttttccgcaataaaaatacgaggtctgtttgggtactgcctaaaacagaaatatttctacttttttcaacatttttaacccaattcctgtttgggtactctgaaattgtgcattttttcacaaaaaagatggccgcgagagagaaaaaaatttccccttcttGCGAATTTCTGCCCAGAAAATTTCATcggacaaaaatctgaaatctgtcaaaggtagtgctttctctgtttttcttaatttttcttgtcgcacaacataaacaaaacaaactacaaacatggCGGCGTggcttttttcttgttttttttttatttatttcgttttagtggtgtaatactcaaaataaattaatattttataacaaaataataaaaaaagtgtttaaaaaacaatacaaacaatacaaagtgtttttaatatttgtcatttcttgttttgtttttcaatttgtgtttacatttttaataaacaaaacaaagtaaaaacatGGCGATGTGgctatgttttgtgtttttatttttatttattgtgttttaatggttaagtgctaaattttataaatgatttataaaaaataaatacaaaatgtgtttgttaaacaaaacaaaatgtttttatatttttcgtttcttaatttttgttttcaattggtgttattgtttacatttttgttgttgtagaaaaagtagcagaaaattttgtgccaaaagcgtttaggtacttttacacaatttttctttctctgagaggatttcatccccactccttaaactttgacaggtttcatatttttgtccaaaaagaacccaaacagacctacgatattcaattaaaatttactctttatttgaagttggtgttctcaaataaacaaacaatacgaagaaaactttcagcttgacgtttgagaaatgtcaaatgttccaagtgtgtgtgcaaatccgtgtaaatctctcaaaaaagagggattaaaaaaaattcgaattctgcttcgtttgaggcgaattttttttctatggaacatgattttcagaaaaaattcgcttcgagatcgccgaaaattcgatttttcaattgaaaggaattcgacataagtaACTGACAAACATAGTGCTGTTAAACTGGCCATTAAAGCTCTCTTGGGAGTAACACAATCAGGACAGAAGAATCTGAGATTGTCATGGAAAAGAACAAACCACTAAAAATGCTCGATACATGTTCAGTAATTAAAAAATACGTAGCGATTATGAAAAACACGTACCTAGCCTTGTACGTGTATATTTTTATGaaagcaattatttttttaatttgttttaatgaaacaaaatgtaactatttcaATATTGTACTTGAAAAGGTAAAGTTATAACCACGTGGCGTCCCTTGACGTCCTTAAAAGAACAATCGAGAAGCTGAGTATCATGCCTTCTATAAACCTGTCCAGATGCTACATTTTGTACACCTGTAAGGCTTTATAAGAATAAAATTGTTATCATGATAAGAAGCTTTTAATGACCTCTGTCGTGGATTCCTATAGGATTAAATGCTTCTCGACATCGTTATAGTGTGCTTATAGATAATTTTCTCATCACACCTATAATCCCACTATAAGATACtcctaaaaagttttttagaagtataaatatcagcgtttactgataatttttttaccgtGGGTAGTATACCAGCCTTATAGGTGCGAATAGCCCTTTAGACTTGCAACCCGtaagcaaaaatgttagttgggacgatctggtgcaacaggcctagtaaaaatgtaaaattttatttttttacaatagatcgtgaacgcccctcttcttatctatagtaaatattgaagcatgaaggcttggccacaccggagggtacgcggtagcggtacgggtagcggcaacgatatttgtatttaaaaaattccacacccgaacgttgatgtgtcagtttggaattttttccatacaaatacccgtaccgttacctgtacctctaccacgtaccctccggtgtggccaagccttgaatgatgtttttttttcctccaccgttgcttcttctttttttccattttttataatttaattctttgttttgttcgggttaattaattttcactaattattttacatcaaaagaaactaaattacgggacatgagtagcgacaaccataataaacagaataaaaaagacaaactgtttatcatgggcgacgcgatggtgagctgccatctgtcaaaaataattttactccattgtatttttattttgcaatagggttagggtatagcaaaagtgcaagaccattgtaaaatttcaattcatatattttgttgttgtagtgttgtaagattttacacttttgcacttctgcaatgatactagaccagttgcatcggatcgtgaataccctatcgataacttgtatgggaattttatcttggcttaaatttagcgcgagcagcgtaccaggctttaactacatacaccactttttgaaaaagtacaaaagtgaaaatattttttgtctgccatgcgcaattgttttgtgaaaaagattatacaaattgttttttagaccaaaaaataagctttctgcatcatttgttttaattttctagcccgaaaaactatacattggctcaaaaagtgaaaaagtacaaaagtgaaaattttcaaacgcatttttgtatagtttttcgggctggaaaattaaaacaaataatgtagaaagcttatttttggtctaaaaaacaatttgtatactcttttttacaaaacaattgcgctttttcaaaaagtggtgtatgtagttaagccttaagacatataaatcgcgttcaaaaagatattgcaGATACGGGGATCCCAGATATCCTATCCGATAAgtgattgaacacacccaaagcttatcagatttttttttctacggtttctgcttcaaatttgtgagataaaattctatgatttgtggaatatttttcccatacaaatttctaccgatagaaaattctacggttTCTATGGGTTTTCCGCGTTAACGTGAATACCCGCTACTATCAATTTAAAATGTTATATTGAAGTTGTGTCATTTGAAGTTTCTTatgctttttttatattgatttatTTCTCAATTGTGATGGATATTCAAGACAGCTTAACAATGCAATTTCGGCGGAAAAATTCAGAAACAAGCGCAAAAAGAAAGATTTGTTAAAGAAAACCAAATTACCCAGAAAAAACATCAATCTTTGTagcacaaattaaatttttatttgctttaatttttttttcacaaaatgtaTGCCTATACAAGTACCTAATTTAATATGCAATTGGCTttctttgaaaacattttttaggtataacaaattgaaaaaaaaaaacaagtttttcgaTTTTGGCACTTTACTCAAAACACAAAGGGTCCTCAATTTCATTATTTCTTTATCGAAAGAACTCGGATTGTTTTCCAAAAGATATCAATAATTtagcaaaaatttgttttatttttgttttttaatctgaacaaaataaacttttgacaaaaaaaaataaattttcaaatgacattttaagtaaaatcTCAAGTTTGCTCAACaatcttttgatattttcagGATTTGAGAAAATCTAAAGTTGAACAACTctagatttaattaaaattaaaagtttaaaacgtcaaatttcagtgtataaaattaaattctcaAGTAGAGAATAAAAATCATCCAGTTGCCTTCAACTTTGAGTGAATAAAATCGCCCTTAACGAAGCTGAGAGACTTTTTTATACAGCGGCtccaaacaaaattatgctatCCTCGCCTTGTACACCTTGCCGAAATGGGGCTGTTACATACAAAAAGCCACTGTTAAAATCATCGAATGTTGATCCCGAATAAATACTGACCCCCAAAAAATCAACCCATCTAGGCCTTGCATTAACCCATCTCTTGACATAAATACCATCCACAACTATCCACATTCCATAACAAATACAACACACTCATTTGACATTTGATgctgtcaacaaaaaaaaagtaaaaaaaaaaaaattttcgctgTGCTCTACgaaattctgaaaatttttgcaaaaaaaaatatcaaataaatctTCATTCCCATTAAAATAATGCAAACAATATGAaactttactaaaaaaatacatattcttaaattaagtgTGTCAtggaaataatatatttttctaattggATAAACTCCTTAACCAGATGCTCTTATCTACAACgataagtagtttttttttgtcatttatcaaagttaatcaaaattttcttatcaaaaattacaatttgaTAAATTTTGCGTAGAATATAATTAGCTGCTGTCGCAatgaatataatttatttaacaatcaTTTGCCTATCAATGACATTATTTGTCAATAGCACTGATGTCATCAAAAATCTTGCTAGTCGAATTCCCATCAATAGCAACAGCAACAGTGCTTTAGTTCGCAACGAAAAAACTCCACTAAATACTAGAAACGTTCAAGCCCTTTGTCCGAATGTATTCCATCATATATTTAGTGGCTATGTCCCGCGTGATGGCACCGAAGCAGGAAACATGACTGACTTAAAATTTGACGGTGAAGTCAATCTATACAACTGTGTTTTGGCATGTTGTGAGAAAAAGAATCACACATgcaatgttgcttttgtttatAAGCAAACATGCTACCATGTTAGATGCAATAGCAATGCCGCTTGCTTGCCCAAAGAAAGAGGCGATGCCAAAGGCCCTCTTGAGATGGTTTTGGTCAATCCCGTTGTCACTCAACCTGGTGACGAGGATATAACCTGGATGGATGTTCTAAAAGCTGAAAAGCTTAGCGAACTCATTCCAGAAGAGGAAGCTACACCCACAGCTACAAATCCTCTCAATTTCTGGAAACAATCGAGCAAGTTTCGATATGACTCACCTTCGGCCGTGTATGAAGATGAATACATGCCGATGGAGGAGAAGAGAGTCAAACAGCTCTTTATGAATCGAAAGAATGATATTTATGGCAACTCTGCTATGGATGAAGATGCTGACGATGAAATGCTTTTCTATAGTGGATCTGCCAAGTATATTCCATGCGATCCCACTATGGACGGGGGATGCCCGGAAAAAGAAGTCTGTGTTGGCATTCGATCTGGGGAGCGAAAGGGAATCTGCAAGTGTATTCTTGGATATGCCAGGAATCGCCTTAGAGAATGTGTCCTGAGAGACATTGACTTTGGAGGCGATAAAATTGTTGAGAAAATCTTTCAAAGTGAAGGACCTAGGCATATTTCTTTATTAGAATCAATGCCAGTTACTGAAAGGCAAATGGATGAAAATGGTGCTGCTGCGGCAGCTAGCAAGGAAGAGCAACAAACTAAAATTGCTGTCTCGGTAATGTCGAAGGAGGTAACCCTACCAGAAAAGGAGGTAACCCTGTCGGCTTATACTGTCCCCGATGAACAGTCAAGTGGAGTTCCATACAAATACTTGTGGACATTGATAACTCAGCCAAAAGGTCCAATGAATGGAACTATATCTGATCAAACCAAGTCCAAGGTGAAACTATCAAATCTCTCCGAAGGTCTGTACACTTTTAAAGTCTCAGTGACGGGGAATGGAACTTATGGTGATGCTATGGCTAATGTTACAGTTTTCCCAGAGAAGCGGATAAATCGTTTGCCACAAGTTGTAATCTCTCCATCAGAGCAGACTATTAAATGGCCAACGACAAAGGCGATCCTGGATGGCAGTGCAAGTACAGATGATGATAAGATCATCGGGTGGCATTGGGAGTTGAAATCTGGACCGATTGGTTATGAACCAAGCCTTCCTGAGATCAATACACTTCAATTGAGTGATTTGACATCTCCTGGAAACTATACATTTCAATTGACTGTGACAGACTCGGATAATGCCAAGAATTCGACAACAGCTAATATTACGGTCCTTAAAGTGACCGATTATCCACCGGAAGCGAATGCTGGAAGTGCTGTAATGGTCTATTTGCCTCATAATAATGTCACTTTAAATGGAACTGCCAGTACTGATGATCGAGAGATTGTTGCATGGGAATGGACTAAAGATGCTAGTGATGAAAGTAAAGCTGTTGACATGCAGAACACACGAACGCCTTATCTGCAATTGTCCAATTTGGAAGAAGGAATGTATACATTTGTGTTGAAAGTCACAGATGGTAGTAATCAATCGAGTACGGCAAAAGTGCCGGTATTTGTGAAGCCACCTACGAATACTCCTCCGGTGGCTGAAGCTGGAACGAATTCTACAACTAATTTACCAAAGAACTGGGCGGAACTTAATGGATCGCAATCGAAAGATGACATTAAAATCACATCATATCGATGGTCTCAGGTTTCGGGACCCAAAGATGCGGTGATAGTGAAAGGTAATGAATCTGTTGCCAATGCGACGAGTCTAACTATTGGACTCTATGAATTC
Proteins encoded in this region:
- the LOC129906081 gene encoding dyslexia-associated protein KIAA0319-like protein — translated: MNIIYLTIICLSMTLFVNSTDVIKNLASRIPINSNSNSALVRNEKTPLNTRNVQALCPNVFHHIFSGYVPRDGTEAGNMTDLKFDGEVNLYNCVLACCEKKNHTCNVAFVYKQTCYHVRCNSNAACLPKERGDAKGPLEMVLVNPVVTQPGDEDITWMDVLKAEKLSELIPEEEATPTATNPLNFWKQSSKFRYDSPSAVYEDEYMPMEEKRVKQLFMNRKNDIYGNSAMDEDADDEMLFYSGSAKYIPCDPTMDGGCPEKEVCVGIRSGERKGICKCILGYARNRLRECVLRDIDFGGDKIVEKIFQSEGPRHISLLESMPVTERQMDENGAAAAASKEEQQTKIAVSVMSKEVTLPEKEVTLSAYTVPDEQSSGVPYKYLWTLITQPKGPMNGTISDQTKSKVKLSNLSEGLYTFKVSVTGNGTYGDAMANVTVFPEKRINRLPQVVISPSEQTIKWPTTKAILDGSASTDDDKIIGWHWELKSGPIGYEPSLPEINTLQLSDLTSPGNYTFQLTVTDSDNAKNSTTANITVLKVTDYPPEANAGSAVMVYLPHNNVTLNGTASTDDREIVAWEWTKDASDESKAVDMQNTRTPYLQLSNLEEGMYTFVLKVTDGSNQSSTAKVPVFVKPPTNTPPVAEAGTNSTTNLPKNWAELNGSQSKDDIKITSYRWSQVSGPKDAVIVKGNESVANATSLTIGLYEFQLTVSDENNNTASDSTWVKVVQEKNSAPVANAGGDQSITLPVSVIYLNGSKSYDDLNVVNYTWTRDDMSLAAGNIVGNTNHEAVLMLTDVAHGRYVFKLTVNDEQGLTGSDTVSVIVRPDPKLLNLVELTFSMGISVLTQSELDSMVQKIALLLGNVKIYVRKLKIDSKSDEAILVFYAEELPPAGTTDIKSTPIPGLRVEQILKEKILRDSSILGAAFADVRTTVCQNKCSGHGSCNTVTRSCMCETFWMPSVFYFWGVEEANCDWSILYVVVAVIVGFLLLSGLFWGISCACRTTSKKPRSRPKVQKYSLIGSQEEELPTSYSRATSLTDSETDSDVVFETRSKPNGILRSNGAPRNNNHTSKYATTKIGRKIKT